One Triticum dicoccoides isolate Atlit2015 ecotype Zavitan chromosome 5B, WEW_v2.0, whole genome shotgun sequence genomic window carries:
- the LOC119307576 gene encoding protein FAR1-RELATED SEQUENCE 5-like isoform X1 translates to MPPSPGADTQKFVMGDMVTELDEAGVRNAENSTEQREAYNVVDDEGSPVPLLMLPSGKIKYLTQEPVGNQSMTEGRLQPAGDNYQEPVGKQSMTEGTLQPAGDNDQDPSSDSVEKNTEGLLADGQDQQTNSVYHPLQQAEEENQLHDNVESNEMLRNNSSSETDSDSSSGSDSDSEVGKYFYPQIEQLEMAKQPEPGMKFQTLEDAHRFYNTYALLTGFEAKRGTNYMRKKFHLICNRSGKSRATPDLQRKRKRKSIEKTNCQAKVIVKLTKGQWEFTTVRNEHNHPLCPSASLTKFYLSHKHISTEERSFLKVLQRTRIPPNKVMKIFRRMRGSFGSIPFKKKDGTNLLCAEQHRKENSDVGRMLMYFKEKELQDPSFQCMKQTDEDNIVRSVFWTDARSRMDYEIFGDFLLFDTTYTTDRHNMLFAPIIGLNNHGRTLLLGCALLHDESTETYKWMFETLLHVMEDKMPVSIITNQDEAMAKAIGEVMPQVRHWLCKWDVLEKAQQNISAFIAESGNIKADLDSLVDNSLTEKEFEEGWDALIERYGASENEYLQILWQRRKNWVPVYFREDFYPFVQSHGCDKGMNLLFNDYVLSIDRIEKFIERYEEIYKNITKTDEEDRLQTGTVPSCFSLQPIEKHAADIYTRQIFLKVQRELLHSTAFNVQEVQRGAVYRLNKVFNYENPEFDRNNFEVQVESGTNAFKCQCAKFTRDGVLCCHIFRLFTQFGINQIPEQYIVPRWTEKFREEKEKQYKEKCSEQMDTTMRYTNFMTKMADLGKTICSDGAKYDAFMLEVDKIQENFATAQK, encoded by the exons atgcCGCCGAGCCCTGGTGCTGATACCCAGAAG TTTGTGATGGGAGACATGGTTACGGAATTGGACGAGGCAGGAGTAAGAAATGCAGAGAACTCCACGGAACAGAGGGAGGCATACAATGTAGTTGACGATGAAGGTTCCCCTGTACCTCTACTAATGTTGCCTAGTGGAAAG ATTAAATACCTAACACAGGAACCTGTTGGCAACCAATCAATGACAGAAGGAAGACTGCAACCAGCCGGTGATAATTACCAG GAACCTGTTGGCAAACAATCAATGACAGAAGGAACACTACAACCAGCTGGTGATAATGATCAG GACCCATCTTCAGATAGTGTTGAAAAGAATACAGAAGGACTACTGGCAGATGGACAGGATCAACAAACCAACTCAGTTTACCATCCACTGCAGCAAGCCGAAGAAGAAAACCAGTTACATGATAATGTGGAAAGCAACGAAATGCTAAGGAACAATAGCAGCAGTGAAACTGATTCAGACAGCAGCTCAGGGAGCGACTCAGATAGTGAAGTCGGAAAATACTTCTATCCTCAAATTGAGCAATTGGAGATGGCAAAACAACCAGAGCCTGGAATGAAATTCCAAACCCTTGAAGATGCGCACAGGTTTTATAATACATATGCTCTCCTAACAGGTTTTGAGGCAAAGCGCGGTACAAATTACATGAGGAAGAAGTTTCACCTCATATGCAACAGGAGTGGTAAATCGAGGGCAACTCCGGACCTGCAGAGGAAGCGGAAGAGAAAATCTATAGAGAAGACAAATTGCCAAGCCAAGGTAATAGTGAAGCTCACTAAAGGCCAATGGGAGTTCACAACAGTTCGTAATGAGCATAACCATCCGCTCTGTCCAAGTGCTTCCCTCACAAAATTCTACTTGAGCCACAAACACATATCAACTGAAGAAAGGTCATTTCTGAAAGTTCTGCAACGAACTAGGATACCTCCAAATAAAGTTATGAAGATTTTTAGGAGAATGAGAGGCAGCTTTGGAAGCATACCATTCAAGAAAAAAGATGGGACcaatttactatgtgcagaacaacatAGAAAAGAGAACTCAGATGTTGGAAGAATGTTGATGTACTTCAAAGAAAAGGAGCTTCAGgatccaagttttcaatgcatgaaGCAAACAGATGAAGACAACATAGTTCGGAGTGTTTTCTGGACTGATGCGAGGTCAAGGATGGATTATGAGATTTTTGGAGATTTCCTGTTGTTTGATACTACCTATACCACAGATAGGCATAACATGCTATTTGCTCCTATTATTGGATTAAATAACCATGGGAGAACCCTCTTGTTAGGATGCGCCTTGTTACATGACGAGAGCACTGAAACTTACAAATGGATGTTCGAAACACTTTTGCATGTGATGGAAGACAAAATGCCAGTATCAATTATAACAAACCAGGATGAAGCTATGGCAAAAGCAATTGGAGAGGTCATGCCACAAGTAAGGCATTGGTTGTGCAAATGGGATGTACTGGAAAAGGCACAGCAAAATATTTCAGCCTTCATAGCAGAAAGTGGCAACATAAAAGCAGACCTGGATAGCTTGGTTGACAACTCACTGACAGAAAAAGAATTTGAAGAAGGGTGGGATGCACTCATTGAGAGATACGGTGCAAGTGAAAACGAGTACCTACAaatcttgtggcaaagaaggaaaaACTGGGTGCCTGTTTATTTCAGAGAAGATTTCTATCCATTTGTCCAATCACATGGATGTGACAAAGGGATGAACTTGTTATTCAATGACTATGTGCTTTCTATTGACAGAATAGAGAAGTTCATTGAAAGATATGAGGAGATATATAAGAATATAACTAAGACAGATGAAGAAGATAGACTGCAAACAGGAACTGTACCTTCATGCTTTTCATTGCAGCCAATAGAAAAGCATGCAGCTGATATTTACACAAGGCAAATATTTCTGAAAGTACAGAGAGAACTTCTCCACTCTACCGCTTTCAACGTGCAGGAGGTCCAAAGAGGGGCTGTATACCGACTAAACAAGGTTTTCAACTATGAGAATCCAGAGTTTGATCGAAATAACTTTGAAGTGCAGGTTGAATCTGGCACCAATGCATTCAAATGCCAGTGCGCAAAGTTTACCAGGGATGGAGTACTGTGCTGCCACATATTCAGACTTTTCACACAGTTTGGAATCAATCAAATACCAGAGCAGTACATAGTGCCCAGATGGACTGAAAAATTCAGAGAAGAGAAGGAGAAACAGTACAAGGAAAAATGCTCCGAGCAGATGGACACTACAATGAGATACACAAATTTTATGACTAAAATGGCTGACCTCGGCAAAACAATATGCAGCGATGGCGCAAAATACGACGCATTCATGCTTGAAGTCGACAAGATTCAGGAGAACTTCGCAACGGCACAAAAATAA
- the LOC119307576 gene encoding protein FAR1-RELATED SEQUENCE 5-like isoform X2: MPPSPGADTQKFVMGDMVTELDEAGVRNAENSTEQREAYNVVDDEGSPVPLLMLPSGKEPVGNQSMTEGRLQPAGDNYQEPVGKQSMTEGTLQPAGDNDQDPSSDSVEKNTEGLLADGQDQQTNSVYHPLQQAEEENQLHDNVESNEMLRNNSSSETDSDSSSGSDSDSEVGKYFYPQIEQLEMAKQPEPGMKFQTLEDAHRFYNTYALLTGFEAKRGTNYMRKKFHLICNRSGKSRATPDLQRKRKRKSIEKTNCQAKVIVKLTKGQWEFTTVRNEHNHPLCPSASLTKFYLSHKHISTEERSFLKVLQRTRIPPNKVMKIFRRMRGSFGSIPFKKKDGTNLLCAEQHRKENSDVGRMLMYFKEKELQDPSFQCMKQTDEDNIVRSVFWTDARSRMDYEIFGDFLLFDTTYTTDRHNMLFAPIIGLNNHGRTLLLGCALLHDESTETYKWMFETLLHVMEDKMPVSIITNQDEAMAKAIGEVMPQVRHWLCKWDVLEKAQQNISAFIAESGNIKADLDSLVDNSLTEKEFEEGWDALIERYGASENEYLQILWQRRKNWVPVYFREDFYPFVQSHGCDKGMNLLFNDYVLSIDRIEKFIERYEEIYKNITKTDEEDRLQTGTVPSCFSLQPIEKHAADIYTRQIFLKVQRELLHSTAFNVQEVQRGAVYRLNKVFNYENPEFDRNNFEVQVESGTNAFKCQCAKFTRDGVLCCHIFRLFTQFGINQIPEQYIVPRWTEKFREEKEKQYKEKCSEQMDTTMRYTNFMTKMADLGKTICSDGAKYDAFMLEVDKIQENFATAQK, encoded by the exons atgcCGCCGAGCCCTGGTGCTGATACCCAGAAG TTTGTGATGGGAGACATGGTTACGGAATTGGACGAGGCAGGAGTAAGAAATGCAGAGAACTCCACGGAACAGAGGGAGGCATACAATGTAGTTGACGATGAAGGTTCCCCTGTACCTCTACTAATGTTGCCTAGTGGAAAG GAACCTGTTGGCAACCAATCAATGACAGAAGGAAGACTGCAACCAGCCGGTGATAATTACCAG GAACCTGTTGGCAAACAATCAATGACAGAAGGAACACTACAACCAGCTGGTGATAATGATCAG GACCCATCTTCAGATAGTGTTGAAAAGAATACAGAAGGACTACTGGCAGATGGACAGGATCAACAAACCAACTCAGTTTACCATCCACTGCAGCAAGCCGAAGAAGAAAACCAGTTACATGATAATGTGGAAAGCAACGAAATGCTAAGGAACAATAGCAGCAGTGAAACTGATTCAGACAGCAGCTCAGGGAGCGACTCAGATAGTGAAGTCGGAAAATACTTCTATCCTCAAATTGAGCAATTGGAGATGGCAAAACAACCAGAGCCTGGAATGAAATTCCAAACCCTTGAAGATGCGCACAGGTTTTATAATACATATGCTCTCCTAACAGGTTTTGAGGCAAAGCGCGGTACAAATTACATGAGGAAGAAGTTTCACCTCATATGCAACAGGAGTGGTAAATCGAGGGCAACTCCGGACCTGCAGAGGAAGCGGAAGAGAAAATCTATAGAGAAGACAAATTGCCAAGCCAAGGTAATAGTGAAGCTCACTAAAGGCCAATGGGAGTTCACAACAGTTCGTAATGAGCATAACCATCCGCTCTGTCCAAGTGCTTCCCTCACAAAATTCTACTTGAGCCACAAACACATATCAACTGAAGAAAGGTCATTTCTGAAAGTTCTGCAACGAACTAGGATACCTCCAAATAAAGTTATGAAGATTTTTAGGAGAATGAGAGGCAGCTTTGGAAGCATACCATTCAAGAAAAAAGATGGGACcaatttactatgtgcagaacaacatAGAAAAGAGAACTCAGATGTTGGAAGAATGTTGATGTACTTCAAAGAAAAGGAGCTTCAGgatccaagttttcaatgcatgaaGCAAACAGATGAAGACAACATAGTTCGGAGTGTTTTCTGGACTGATGCGAGGTCAAGGATGGATTATGAGATTTTTGGAGATTTCCTGTTGTTTGATACTACCTATACCACAGATAGGCATAACATGCTATTTGCTCCTATTATTGGATTAAATAACCATGGGAGAACCCTCTTGTTAGGATGCGCCTTGTTACATGACGAGAGCACTGAAACTTACAAATGGATGTTCGAAACACTTTTGCATGTGATGGAAGACAAAATGCCAGTATCAATTATAACAAACCAGGATGAAGCTATGGCAAAAGCAATTGGAGAGGTCATGCCACAAGTAAGGCATTGGTTGTGCAAATGGGATGTACTGGAAAAGGCACAGCAAAATATTTCAGCCTTCATAGCAGAAAGTGGCAACATAAAAGCAGACCTGGATAGCTTGGTTGACAACTCACTGACAGAAAAAGAATTTGAAGAAGGGTGGGATGCACTCATTGAGAGATACGGTGCAAGTGAAAACGAGTACCTACAaatcttgtggcaaagaaggaaaaACTGGGTGCCTGTTTATTTCAGAGAAGATTTCTATCCATTTGTCCAATCACATGGATGTGACAAAGGGATGAACTTGTTATTCAATGACTATGTGCTTTCTATTGACAGAATAGAGAAGTTCATTGAAAGATATGAGGAGATATATAAGAATATAACTAAGACAGATGAAGAAGATAGACTGCAAACAGGAACTGTACCTTCATGCTTTTCATTGCAGCCAATAGAAAAGCATGCAGCTGATATTTACACAAGGCAAATATTTCTGAAAGTACAGAGAGAACTTCTCCACTCTACCGCTTTCAACGTGCAGGAGGTCCAAAGAGGGGCTGTATACCGACTAAACAAGGTTTTCAACTATGAGAATCCAGAGTTTGATCGAAATAACTTTGAAGTGCAGGTTGAATCTGGCACCAATGCATTCAAATGCCAGTGCGCAAAGTTTACCAGGGATGGAGTACTGTGCTGCCACATATTCAGACTTTTCACACAGTTTGGAATCAATCAAATACCAGAGCAGTACATAGTGCCCAGATGGACTGAAAAATTCAGAGAAGAGAAGGAGAAACAGTACAAGGAAAAATGCTCCGAGCAGATGGACACTACAATGAGATACACAAATTTTATGACTAAAATGGCTGACCTCGGCAAAACAATATGCAGCGATGGCGCAAAATACGACGCATTCATGCTTGAAGTCGACAAGATTCAGGAGAACTTCGCAACGGCACAAAAATAA